The window TGGGGGCAGTCAATTGATCGTGACGAATCTGACCGGACATCCGGTGTTGGCCATTCCTTCTGGTTTTGACAAAGACAATCACCCTACAAGTATCTCTGTCCTCGGAAACCTGTATGAGGAAGGAAAAATCCTGGAGTTTGGAAAGATGCTTCAAAATCAATTTGATCATCACCTGAAGCATCCGCCAGGGTTTGAATGATTGTTTGAACTTGAGTTCATTCACCGGTCGATAAGCAAACCATTTGCTGCGGCATAGTAACCACCAATAGCGCCGATCACGTTGAGCGTACAATGTATGGCAATCCCCAGGTAGACGTTTTTTGTTTTCCATACGATTGTACTCAGAATGATGCCCATGGCGCATATGGCAATGAGGTTATGTGGTTGCCAGAAGTGATATAAGCCAAACATCATACCGTTCAAAACGGGTGCCCATTTTTTCAGAAACGCCATTCGCGGCAGCAAATAACCCCGGAAAAAGAACTCTTCGACTATCGGGCCAACAAAACCATCAATGAATATCCCCACCAGGAATACCCTGGCAATAAGCTCCATATCTTCTGTCCCGAATCCTGGATTAAAATACCATTCAGGGAGCCAGCTGAATATGCTTTCCCTCAGGAATATGCCTACAGGATACAGGGGAATATAAATCAGTAAGGAGATCAACATGCCTCCCAAAGTCCAAATCAGAAGTTGTTTAACAGAGAGTGATTGTGTGAATGGGATGAGTTGCTTAAATCCACCAAATTTCCTGCCAAGCCAAAGCATATGTCCGCCAACCAATGGTAGAAGAATGAGCAATTCGGCACTCAATAAAACGATGTGGGAGGGAAGTCCCTCTTCAATGATCAGTGGTGCGCATAAAACATAAAATATGGTTATAAAACACCCGACATAGAAATGTTCAAATACTAATCTGGGTAAAGTCAATTGTTGTGTAGCATGCATGAGATTTGAGTTTTGGTTCAAATCTGAAGATTATCGCTGCTACAATCGACCGAATACATGTATTCGAACCAATTATACGGTTTAATAACTGGATGGGAGTTTCCGTTTATTAAGTAGGATTGTGCTGTTTTCGGAAAGCACTGGGAGTAAGTCCTGTTTTCTTCTTGAATTGCGTATTGAATGAGGATTTGCTGTTGTATCCCACCTTATACATGACCTCCAGGATAGTAAGCTTTGGGTCAGGGTTTTTCGACAAGATCTCTTTCGCGGCTTCAATTCGAAAGTCATTGATGTAATCGTAGAAGTTTTTTCCTAATTCCTGGTTGATCACAAATGAAAGGGAGCGAGTGGAAGTGTTGAGCGCCTTTGCTACTTCTTTCAAGGTCAAATCTGCCTTTTGGAAGAGCTGTTCATTGCTCAATTGTTGGTTCAATCTCAGTACAAGTTTATTGACCTCCGTTGGCTCCATCTCAATCGTAGGAGTATTGACTTTTTGCAGATGAAAGACAGGTTGTTTCAAAGCGTCTAGCAATACTTTACTAATCAAAACGATAGATACAATCAGCACACTGAGTATGGCTCCGGATTGCAGGTATGAGGAAGATGATAATCGAATGATCGTGCTCAGGAAGGACACAACGAATATCACGAACAGTACTTGAAGGATATGTGAGGTCCATGATAAAGTCACATTGGAATAGAACTGCTTTAAGCTATTTTGATGTCGACGCAACCTCATCATGCTAAGTAAGAGGTAAATCATCATGTGTGTAAATAGAGGAATAAATGCCCATATCACCGGGAGAAACAGCTGTTTTTCAATGAGCATAGACGATACTCGAAGTAATGTCTCATAGTCGGCTTGTACATGAAAGAACGCGACAGCTAGTA of the Cytophagales bacterium genome contains:
- a CDS encoding type II CAAX endopeptidase family protein, with protein sequence MHATQQLTLPRLVFEHFYVGCFITIFYVLCAPLIIEEGLPSHIVLLSAELLILLPLVGGHMLWLGRKFGGFKQLIPFTQSLSVKQLLIWTLGGMLISLLIYIPLYPVGIFLRESIFSWLPEWYFNPGFGTEDMELIARVFLVGIFIDGFVGPIVEEFFFRGYLLPRMAFLKKWAPVLNGMMFGLYHFWQPHNLIAICAMGIILSTIVWKTKNVYLGIAIHCTLNVIGAIGGYYAAANGLLIDR
- a CDS encoding helix-turn-helix domain-containing protein is translated as MTPVVPFAIVDASLFALLGAFLTFDNNARTKGFIWLGVFFFLMSANAIDAALQIGGIFHQYPFLMLWEDPSALLFGPVIYFFSENIISSKKWKNVYIIHLAPYFLALLAVAFFHVQADYETLLRVSSMLIEKQLFLPVIWAFIPLFTHMMIYLLLSMMRLRRHQNSLKQFYSNVTLSWTSHILQVLFVIFVVSFLSTIIRLSSSSYLQSGAILSVLIVSIVLISKVLLDALKQPVFHLQKVNTPTIEMEPTEVNKLVLRLNQQLSNEQLFQKADLTLKEVAKALNTSTRSLSFVINQELGKNFYDYINDFRIEAAKEILSKNPDPKLTILEVMYKVGYNSKSSFNTQFKKKTGLTPSAFRKQHNPT